From the genome of Methanothermobacter sp., one region includes:
- a CDS encoding TM1812 family CRISPR-associated protein, with translation LGLEISEWCLKKNLIQQGFTVVRETIVNYVIIEFLERNDLKNRAAREKAENMLRGDEILPEKIRNLWYELINYRNDINHAGWNNNMHKADKFKNKLRDFIQRFHDIIKTDFLR, from the coding sequence ATTAGGTCTGGAAATATCGGAATGGTGTTTAAAGAAAAACCTGATTCAGCAGGGCTTTACGGTAGTACGAGAAACCATAGTGAACTATGTAATTATAGAGTTCCTGGAAAGAAATGACCTTAAAAATCGGGCAGCAAGAGAAAAAGCCGAAAATATGCTCAGGGGTGACGAAATTCTTCCAGAAAAAATCAGGAATCTCTGGTATGAACTTATAAACTACAGAAACGACATAAATCATGCTGGATGGAACAATAACATGCATAAAGCAGATAAATTTAAAAATAAACTTCGGGACTTTATACAAAGATTTCATGATATTATTAAAACAGATTTTTTAAGATGA